The following coding sequences are from one Paenibacillus sp. FSL R5-0912 window:
- a CDS encoding sensor histidine kinase — MMPKLKKYMPFTYKMMIPYLLLVLLTDVFIGYISYSMLTDSRTEMAESNIKTGMEQARNNIRYQMDEIQRMSDNLFGSQPFQRALEQKGTPFEIYLTMIDEIVPQITAPLQLFGNKIRFMLYTPNSDLNIVSGDNLGEPIYDSDYYILPFEDITGSEWYLSLKDSKRDNLWLQIDTDQKLGNLSHVRRLVNFSDYKTVIGYIRITVSLEDLFGGFDTFPVEEGITLRLVEETTNSILFQRGTANYDDGRQNFLSLHEQIPGSNFVIEALVPQKYLTQDAGRLRKVIIAVCSLSFLVMTLIGYVVARISGRKMSRIVGLVRSFQEGNFQKRIRFSGNDEFVQIADSFNDMATNIQGLINSVYVQGIQKKQAELEALQAQINPHFLYNTLSTISSLANLGEIGKVTEMVQGLSRFYRLTLNQGNVYIALEKELEQVATYLEIQRVKYADAFTLYVDVDEEIMQMQVIKLLLQPFVENIFKHAWFGESIAIRLTGRRVGSSIELKIIDNGIGMRPDVVKKMMQGKGQSGGYGVKNVNERIKLRYGDAYGVTIASFYGGGTTVQLLLPAGVQDHEDL, encoded by the coding sequence ATGATGCCTAAACTGAAGAAATACATGCCCTTCACTTATAAAATGATGATTCCCTACCTGCTGCTGGTCCTGCTGACCGATGTGTTCATCGGCTACATTTCGTATTCCATGCTGACTGATTCCAGAACAGAAATGGCCGAGTCCAACATCAAGACGGGAATGGAGCAGGCAAGGAACAATATCCGCTATCAGATGGATGAAATTCAGCGGATGTCGGACAACCTGTTCGGCAGCCAGCCGTTTCAGCGGGCGCTTGAGCAGAAAGGGACACCGTTTGAGATCTATCTGACTATGATCGATGAGATTGTTCCCCAGATCACCGCACCGCTGCAGCTGTTCGGGAACAAGATCCGCTTCATGCTCTATACCCCGAACAGTGATCTTAATATTGTATCGGGCGATAATCTGGGTGAGCCGATCTATGACAGCGATTATTATATTCTGCCCTTTGAGGACATCACGGGCAGTGAATGGTACCTGTCGCTTAAGGATTCGAAGCGCGATAATTTGTGGCTGCAGATTGATACCGACCAGAAGCTGGGTAATCTCTCCCATGTCCGCAGGCTGGTCAACTTCAGTGATTACAAAACGGTGATCGGCTATATACGCATTACGGTCTCCCTGGAGGATCTGTTCGGCGGCTTCGATACCTTCCCTGTGGAAGAAGGGATTACCCTGCGGCTGGTTGAAGAGACTACGAATTCGATTCTGTTCCAGCGCGGAACCGCCAATTATGACGATGGCCGGCAGAACTTCCTCAGTCTGCATGAGCAGATCCCGGGCAGTAATTTCGTTATTGAGGCGCTCGTCCCGCAAAAGTATCTGACCCAGGATGCCGGCCGTCTGCGCAAAGTCATTATTGCAGTCTGCTCGCTCAGCTTCCTGGTTATGACCCTGATTGGGTACGTGGTGGCGCGTATTTCCGGGCGTAAGATGAGCCGGATTGTAGGCTTGGTCCGTTCCTTCCAGGAGGGGAACTTCCAGAAGCGGATCCGCTTCTCCGGCAATGATGAGTTTGTGCAGATCGCGGACTCCTTCAATGATATGGCCACCAATATTCAGGGGCTGATCAACAGCGTATATGTGCAGGGGATTCAGAAGAAGCAGGCGGAGCTGGAGGCGTTGCAGGCGCAGATTAATCCGCATTTTCTCTACAATACACTCTCGACGATAAGCAGCCTGGCCAATCTGGGCGAAATCGGCAAGGTCACGGAGATGGTCCAGGGCCTGTCGCGTTTCTACCGGCTGACGCTGAACCAGGGCAATGTGTACATTGCCCTGGAGAAGGAGCTGGAACAGGTGGCGACTTATCTGGAAATCCAGCGGGTCAAATATGCGGATGCCTTCACTCTGTATGTTGATGTGGACGAGGAGATTATGCAGATGCAGGTCATTAAGCTGCTGCTGCAGCCTTTTGTGGAGAATATATTCAAGCATGCCTGGTTTGGCGAGTCCATTGCCATCCGTCTGACAGGCCGGAGGGTCGGCAGCAGTATTGAGCTGAAGATTATCGACAATGGAATCGGCATGCGTCCGGATGTCGTTAAGAAAATGATGCAGGGCAAGGGACAGTCCGGCGGTTACGGGGTGAAGAACGTCAATGAGCGGATCAAGCTTAGATACGGTGACGCATACGGTGTGACGATTGCCAGCTTCTACGGAGGAGGGACAACCGTCCAGCTGCTTCTACCTGCCGGGGTTCAGGATCATGAGGACCTGTGA
- a CDS encoding response regulator produces MSINVLLVDDEAIDLEWLRRRVLASPLDIAVIGTANSGFNALKIMEQERVDIILSDIRMPIMTGTEFARRAKVIHPKVKIVFISGHEDFSYAKEAIEINASGYLLKPVEDKDLYDMLDALCGAMEKEREQNRSFSEALSLVNKELILRWFEEPSPEPAEPHLRSALTPLLVKGAAAALVEIDDLEWKMRDLSEEDARVKTRQMAGVIKSFVEDGKLGTLIPVHHHRFVILCSLPQDSFMNMLDELIRKMAESSPCTLTVGVGRYAQDEAGLHESYQQAQAALSAKWLLGKNRLIRDNMESSPRGTPGARMEQTVVKLLEAIIQYDLVAIDDQLLELFTSASKKDVYELIIRITSKLHADLQQQNENLYELLQWESHQPDILFQFETIHDILSWMRRRFFELSELLYVKRQRQKRKLIDDIMNYVEENLEKKITLKEVAAHFDFTPNYLGYLFKEEYGLPFSEFVNERKTGRVFELLGDPTLKIYEIAERMGYKNIIYFNRQFKQITGMTPGEYRKKQKI; encoded by the coding sequence ATGAGTATCAATGTATTGCTGGTTGACGATGAAGCTATCGATCTGGAGTGGCTGCGGCGAAGGGTGCTGGCAAGCCCGCTCGATATTGCAGTAATAGGAACGGCGAACAGCGGCTTTAACGCACTTAAGATCATGGAGCAGGAACGGGTCGATATTATCCTGTCAGACATACGGATGCCCATTATGACCGGAACGGAGTTTGCGCGCAGGGCTAAGGTCATCCATCCCAAGGTCAAAATCGTCTTCATCAGCGGCCATGAGGATTTCAGCTATGCGAAGGAAGCTATTGAGATCAATGCTTCCGGCTACTTGCTGAAGCCTGTTGAAGATAAGGATTTGTACGACATGCTGGACGCATTGTGCGGAGCTATGGAGAAGGAAAGGGAGCAGAACCGTTCCTTCAGCGAAGCGTTGTCCCTTGTGAACAAAGAGCTCATCCTGCGCTGGTTCGAAGAACCCTCGCCTGAACCCGCTGAGCCGCATCTGCGCAGTGCCCTTACCCCGCTTCTGGTGAAAGGGGCGGCGGCTGCACTTGTCGAGATCGATGATCTGGAATGGAAAATGCGTGATCTGTCCGAGGAGGATGCGCGCGTGAAGACGCGGCAAATGGCCGGGGTGATCAAATCCTTTGTGGAGGACGGGAAGCTTGGTACGCTGATTCCGGTTCATCATCACCGGTTTGTCATTCTTTGCAGCCTTCCGCAGGACAGCTTCATGAACATGCTGGACGAACTAATCCGCAAGATGGCAGAGTCCTCACCCTGTACGTTAACCGTTGGTGTCGGACGTTATGCCCAAGACGAAGCGGGACTCCACGAATCCTACCAGCAGGCACAAGCCGCGCTCAGCGCGAAGTGGCTGCTCGGGAAGAACCGGCTGATCCGGGATAATATGGAGTCTTCGCCGCGCGGGACACCGGGGGCCCGGATGGAACAGACTGTGGTGAAGCTGCTGGAGGCAATCATTCAATATGATCTGGTGGCCATCGACGACCAGCTGCTGGAGCTGTTCACGAGTGCAAGCAAGAAGGATGTCTATGAGCTGATTATCCGCATCACCTCCAAGCTGCATGCGGATCTGCAGCAGCAGAATGAGAATCTGTATGAGCTGCTGCAGTGGGAGTCGCATCAGCCGGATATTCTCTTCCAGTTCGAGACGATTCACGATATCCTGTCCTGGATGCGGCGCAGATTCTTCGAGCTGTCGGAGCTGCTGTATGTGAAGCGGCAGCGGCAGAAGCGTAAGCTGATCGATGATATTATGAATTATGTGGAGGAGAATCTGGAGAAGAAGATTACCCTGAAGGAGGTAGCCGCCCATTTTGACTTCACACCGAACTATTTAGGTTATCTGTTCAAGGAAGAGTACGGGCTTCCTTTCAGTGAATTCGTGAATGAGCGTAAGACGGGCCGGGTCTTCGAGCTGCTGGGCGATCCCACACTCAAAATCTATGAGATTGCCGAGCGCATGGGCTATAAGAACATTATCTATTTCAATCGGCAGTTTAAGCAGATCACAGGCATGACGCCGGGAGAGTACCGCAAGAAACAGAAAATATAG
- a CDS encoding ABC transporter permease, with the protein MKQKQHGFWDDVKKYRSLLLMLVPAVLFFLLFAYIPMSGIILAFKQYDYTGGVFGSPWNGWDNFKFFFNSGDAWRVTRNTALYNIAFIVVNNVVQIFAAILLFEVAGKWFRKITQTVLFLPYFISWVVVGAIAYNLFNFDVGTINVLLKGLGMQPVDIYNTAAYWPVILVVVSAWKTLGYGTIMYLAAITSIDTEMYEAAEIDGANIFQRIMKITVPNLMPTVIILVLLAIGNVFRGDFGMFYNMVGNNGLLFSSTDVIDTFVFRSLTTSNEIGMSAAAGFYQSLLGFVTIMLANYAVRKYDKDRALF; encoded by the coding sequence ATGAAACAGAAACAACATGGATTCTGGGATGATGTGAAGAAGTACAGATCCTTGCTCCTCATGCTTGTACCGGCGGTATTGTTCTTCCTGCTTTTTGCTTATATACCCATGTCAGGCATTATACTGGCCTTTAAGCAATACGACTACACGGGCGGGGTCTTCGGCAGCCCATGGAACGGATGGGACAACTTTAAATTCTTCTTCAATTCTGGTGACGCCTGGCGCGTAACACGAAACACGGCGCTGTACAATATTGCTTTTATCGTTGTGAATAATGTGGTTCAGATCTTTGCGGCGATCCTGCTGTTCGAGGTTGCCGGCAAATGGTTCCGGAAAATTACCCAAACGGTATTGTTCCTGCCTTACTTCATTTCCTGGGTTGTGGTTGGTGCCATTGCCTACAACCTGTTCAACTTCGACGTTGGTACCATCAACGTATTGCTTAAGGGACTCGGCATGCAGCCGGTGGACATCTATAATACCGCTGCCTACTGGCCGGTAATCCTGGTGGTCGTATCCGCGTGGAAGACGCTGGGCTATGGTACAATCATGTATCTGGCCGCGATCACCAGCATTGATACTGAGATGTACGAAGCGGCTGAGATTGACGGGGCGAATATTTTCCAGCGGATTATGAAGATTACGGTTCCGAACCTGATGCCTACTGTCATCATTCTGGTGCTGCTGGCTATCGGTAACGTCTTCCGCGGGGATTTCGGGATGTTCTACAATATGGTCGGCAACAACGGCCTGCTGTTCTCATCAACCGACGTCATCGACACCTTCGTGTTCCGCTCACTGACTACTTCCAATGAGATCGGAATGTCTGCTGCGGCCGGCTTCTATCAGTCCCTGCTTGGTTTCGTAACCATCATGCTGGCTAACTATGCCGTTCGTAAATACGATAAGGATCGTGCTCTATTCTAG
- a CDS encoding carbohydrate ABC transporter permease encodes MILSIIGYVTLTVLAIFCIFPFILVVSSSLSEESTIIEKGFQIFPSSFSTEAYSLLFKYPEEMLRAYGITISVTAIGTLFGLFLTSMTAYVLSRRDFKWRGRFSFFFFFTTLFSGGLVPWYLMIVNYLHLKDTLLVLILPLLMNVFYIIVMKSFMSSIPDAITESAKIDGAGDFRIFMQLIVPLSKPALATIGLFIALAYWNDWYNALLFISKSELMPLQYYLYKMLGNMDGMRKAMMASGAVVNTDLPTESLKMAMTIVATGPILLAYPFIQKYFVTGLTIGAVKG; translated from the coding sequence ATGATACTGTCCATTATCGGCTACGTGACGCTTACTGTGCTCGCTATATTCTGTATCTTCCCTTTCATTCTGGTCGTGTCCTCCTCTTTGAGTGAGGAGAGCACGATTATCGAAAAAGGGTTCCAGATCTTCCCGTCCTCGTTCTCGACAGAGGCCTACAGCCTGCTGTTCAAGTATCCGGAGGAAATGCTTAGAGCTTACGGCATAACCATATCTGTAACCGCCATAGGTACATTATTCGGATTGTTCCTGACTTCGATGACGGCCTACGTGCTGTCCCGGAGAGATTTCAAATGGCGCGGCCGTTTCTCCTTCTTCTTCTTCTTCACGACACTGTTCAGCGGCGGTCTGGTCCCCTGGTACCTGATGATTGTCAACTATCTGCATCTTAAAGATACATTGCTGGTGCTGATCCTGCCTTTGCTGATGAACGTGTTCTATATTATCGTCATGAAATCGTTCATGAGCAGCATCCCGGATGCCATTACAGAATCCGCCAAGATTGACGGCGCAGGAGATTTCCGGATTTTCATGCAGCTGATTGTGCCTTTGTCCAAGCCTGCCCTGGCTACCATTGGCCTGTTCATTGCTCTGGCCTACTGGAATGACTGGTACAACGCACTCTTGTTCATCTCCAAATCAGAGCTGATGCCGCTGCAGTATTATCTCTACAAAATGCTCGGAAATATGGATGGCATGCGCAAGGCGATGATGGCCTCCGGCGCAGTTGTGAATACGGATCTGCCTACGGAGAGTCTGAAGATGGCCATGACCATTGTGGCGACAGGACCGATCCTGCTTGCTTATCCGTTCATCCAGAAATATTTTGTAACCGGACTTACAATTGGAGCAGTCAAAGGATGA
- a CDS encoding ABC transporter substrate-binding protein translates to MKNKTKKLTVTLATMMALGTILSACGGNNNANTGAEATKAPATATEGAATNTGAPDTSKEVKLKMLLIGGQPGDYDKVFGELNTKLKEKINATVETEFLDWSDWTQKYPLKFAANEDFDLVYTANWALYNDQALKGGFLELTDDLLSTYMPQTWEAMPKVNWEQAKVDGKLYMVPNNNVEVTDKVVLYREDLRKKYNLPEINSLESYANYLKTVAKEETGIAAYGAKPADGWKWHELDQATLEQNNDWNLVDANLLPLAYKLDDATGKVFNIYDTPEFRELLTYYKDLADNGVWSKNVVSNKNDVWQDIKAEKVSSYAQNLGTVAANVSEMRRDKPDVELAIADLTPGKKKIAAISTQNGMAIHATSKNVERSLMLIDLLQNDKEIHDLTMYGIAGTNYIPDGDKKYTAGPAAANYTGFSNWGWNSPLNRQDSAYPVEADNMFNSWQSSIYHFPLETFVFDSTPVKNEVANIGNVMLRYAIPLEYGLIDDLDKGQADLIKQLKSAGIDKVQTELQSQIDAFLAAQK, encoded by the coding sequence ATGAAAAATAAGACAAAAAAGCTTACAGTTACGCTGGCAACAATGATGGCGCTGGGTACCATTCTCAGTGCATGCGGCGGCAATAACAACGCCAATACAGGTGCAGAGGCTACGAAAGCTCCGGCAACGGCTACAGAAGGGGCAGCTACGAATACCGGCGCTCCGGACACATCCAAAGAAGTGAAGCTGAAGATGCTGCTGATCGGCGGCCAGCCGGGGGACTACGACAAGGTGTTCGGAGAGCTGAACACGAAATTGAAAGAAAAAATCAATGCTACCGTGGAGACTGAATTCCTCGACTGGTCGGATTGGACACAGAAGTACCCGCTGAAATTTGCGGCTAATGAAGATTTTGACCTTGTGTATACTGCCAACTGGGCACTCTATAACGATCAGGCGCTCAAAGGCGGTTTCCTGGAGCTGACGGATGATCTGCTGTCGACTTACATGCCGCAGACTTGGGAAGCGATGCCTAAAGTCAACTGGGAGCAAGCCAAAGTGGACGGCAAGCTCTACATGGTTCCTAACAACAACGTTGAGGTTACCGACAAAGTAGTTCTGTACCGTGAGGATCTGCGCAAGAAATACAATCTTCCTGAAATCAACAGCCTTGAATCCTATGCCAATTACCTGAAAACAGTTGCAAAAGAAGAAACTGGAATTGCCGCATACGGTGCCAAACCTGCCGACGGCTGGAAATGGCATGAGCTTGACCAGGCTACGCTGGAGCAGAACAATGACTGGAACCTGGTAGACGCTAACCTGCTGCCGCTGGCTTATAAGCTGGATGATGCAACCGGCAAAGTTTTCAACATCTACGACACACCTGAATTCAGAGAACTGCTTACCTACTACAAGGATCTTGCAGACAATGGCGTATGGTCCAAAAACGTAGTCAGCAACAAAAATGACGTATGGCAGGATATCAAAGCTGAAAAAGTTTCCTCCTACGCTCAGAACCTGGGTACTGTAGCAGCGAATGTATCTGAAATGCGCCGTGACAAACCGGATGTGGAGCTGGCGATTGCTGACCTTACTCCTGGCAAGAAGAAAATTGCAGCCATTTCGACCCAGAATGGGATGGCGATCCATGCTACTTCCAAGAACGTAGAACGCTCTCTGATGCTGATCGATCTTCTGCAGAATGACAAGGAAATTCATGATTTGACGATGTACGGTATTGCCGGAACTAACTATATTCCTGATGGCGACAAGAAATACACTGCAGGACCAGCAGCTGCCAACTACACGGGCTTCTCGAACTGGGGCTGGAACTCCCCGCTGAACCGTCAAGATTCGGCGTATCCGGTAGAAGCGGACAACATGTTCAACAGCTGGCAGTCCAGCATCTATCACTTCCCGCTTGAAACCTTTGTCTTCGACTCCACACCAGTGAAGAACGAAGTAGCCAACATCGGCAACGTGATGCTGCGTTATGCCATTCCGCTGGAATATGGCTTGATTGATGATCTGGATAAAGGTCAGGCAGATCTGATCAAACAGCTGAAATCTGCTGGTATTGACAAGGTGCAGACAGAGCTGCAGAGCCAGATTGACGCTTTCCTGGCAGCACAGAAATAA